A part of Candidatus Binatus sp. genomic DNA contains:
- a CDS encoding cytochrome c oxidase subunit II, with product MARRVRLWRTCLNNRGTAATVLDHLLPINVSTFGGDIDHVFWLIFWIVGLWFIAAECILLYSVMRHRRKAGAVAAFWRGDTPRQLAWVLIPAFVVLCLDLGIDYAGASVWERVKGNAPASNIVVRVTAKQFNWIFTYPGPDNKFGTADDVTSENDMHVPVGKVVHLELESPDVIHSFFVPNLRLKQDVVPGRTIRAWFEATKAGTYEIACSELCGFGHYSMQGNVIVQNQAAYAAWVRETWPRSTAASSSASSKN from the coding sequence ATGGCACGCCGCGTGCGTTTGTGGCGGACGTGTTTGAATAACCGAGGAACCGCAGCGACTGTGCTAGACCATCTTCTTCCCATCAACGTTTCGACTTTCGGTGGCGATATCGACCACGTCTTCTGGCTGATTTTCTGGATCGTCGGACTTTGGTTCATTGCCGCTGAGTGCATTCTTCTTTACTCGGTGATGCGTCATCGCAGGAAGGCTGGCGCCGTCGCGGCGTTTTGGCGTGGCGACACTCCACGCCAGCTCGCCTGGGTGCTGATTCCAGCCTTCGTTGTACTTTGCCTTGACCTGGGCATTGACTACGCAGGCGCCAGCGTCTGGGAGCGCGTCAAAGGAAATGCGCCTGCCAGCAATATCGTCGTGCGCGTCACGGCCAAGCAGTTCAACTGGATTTTCACCTATCCCGGGCCGGACAATAAGTTCGGGACTGCCGACGACGTCACCTCCGAAAACGATATGCACGTGCCGGTCGGGAAGGTAGTCCACCTCGAACTGGAATCGCCTGATGTGATTCACAGCTTCTTTGTTCCGAACTTGCGGCTGAAGCAGGACGTCGTGCCGGGTCGCACGATTCGAGCCTGGTTCGAAGCTACCAAGGCCGGCACTTACGAAATCGCCTGCTCCGAGCTGTGCGGATTCGGACACTACTCGATGCAGGGCAACGTCATCGTACAAAACCAGGCCGCATATGCAGCGTGGGTTCGGGAAACATGGCCGCGCTCGACGGCCGCTAGTTCATCGGCGTCGAGCAAGAACTGA
- a CDS encoding sigma-54-dependent Fis family transcriptional regulator — protein MHFGDARSLTKPEFLKIFGTELDTTMRDLLACDMETFAIDMGQIGRMLAERGVPFSELIVSMHLFEESATAFFPSFPPSLPKLYQSFDKLSHCRIIILADTYFRSTTAVSGARIEALEREAKSLPPDKRTQFHGLVGGAETMRKLYERIEAVGATRGTVLIVGESGTGKELVARAIHECGPNPKAPFVALNCAAIPRELIESELFGYKRGAFSGATTEYEGLFRSAEAGTLLLDEITEMSPDTQSKLLRALQERTVRPVGSTREIPVNVRLIASTNRNPDEAVSAGLLRSDLYYRLQASVLSIAPLRKRPEDVPLLVEHFIEVMNGRGFRATPVVGVEEAALEAMRNYLWPGNVRELANAIETAFTFGKSHQIQLADLPESISGRHQVVEQGAAPIHPGSFADAERDLIRRALESTGGNKVSAAKLLKISRKRLYAKIAKYHLA, from the coding sequence ATGCATTTCGGAGATGCGCGCTCACTTACCAAGCCCGAGTTCCTCAAAATCTTCGGTACCGAACTCGACACCACTATGCGCGACCTGCTCGCGTGCGACATGGAGACCTTTGCAATCGACATGGGGCAAATTGGACGAATGCTGGCTGAGCGAGGTGTGCCGTTTTCCGAATTGATCGTCTCGATGCATCTTTTTGAGGAAAGTGCTACCGCTTTCTTCCCTTCCTTTCCGCCTTCGCTGCCCAAGCTCTACCAATCCTTCGACAAGCTCAGTCACTGCCGGATAATCATCCTCGCTGATACCTATTTCCGCTCCACGACCGCGGTCTCAGGCGCCCGCATCGAGGCGCTGGAACGCGAGGCAAAGTCATTGCCGCCTGATAAGCGGACTCAGTTTCACGGCCTGGTCGGCGGCGCCGAAACAATGCGCAAACTATACGAACGAATCGAGGCTGTCGGCGCGACGCGCGGAACGGTTCTTATCGTCGGAGAGAGCGGGACGGGCAAGGAACTCGTCGCGAGGGCGATTCACGAGTGCGGGCCGAATCCGAAAGCGCCTTTTGTCGCTCTGAACTGCGCGGCGATTCCGAGGGAACTTATCGAAAGTGAACTCTTCGGATACAAGCGCGGCGCTTTCAGCGGAGCTACCACCGAATACGAAGGACTGTTCAGGTCCGCCGAGGCCGGGACCTTGCTGCTCGACGAGATAACCGAGATGAGCCCCGACACCCAGAGCAAGCTGCTGCGAGCGCTTCAGGAGCGAACGGTGCGCCCAGTCGGTTCGACGCGTGAGATCCCGGTTAACGTGAGACTCATAGCTTCTACCAACCGCAACCCCGATGAAGCCGTCAGCGCAGGTCTCCTGCGCTCAGATTTGTACTACCGGCTGCAGGCGAGCGTGCTTTCTATCGCGCCACTCAGAAAGCGTCCCGAGGACGTCCCTCTGCTGGTCGAACATTTCATCGAAGTAATGAACGGACGGGGTTTTCGTGCAACGCCAGTTGTGGGAGTGGAGGAAGCCGCGCTTGAAGCGATGCGCAATTACCTGTGGCCGGGCAACGTGCGCGAACTCGCGAACGCAATCGAAACCGCATTCACGTTCGGCAAGTCGCATCAGATTCAGCTCGCGGATCTACCCGAATCTATTAGCGGCCGCCATCAGGTGGTAGAGCAGGGTGCGGCGCCTATTCATCCAGGAAGTTTTGCGGACGCAGAGCGCGATCTGATACGGCGCGCGCTGGAAAGTACCGGCGGCAACAAGGTCTCCGCGGCGAAGCTGCTCAAGATCTCGCGCAAGCGGCTGTACGCGAAGATCGCGAAGTACCATCTCGCCTAG
- a CDS encoding LLM class flavin-dependent oxidoreductase, translating to MRRASFPDGVFAQLSAGGVLRRDQPQRTSRIRLGHGVVLLPHRYNHPARVAERAAVLDILSNGRVELGTGRSITEQELGGFMIDPDETIEQWEEAVRAIPQMWMKDKVSFDGKHLKMPERSVLPKPIQKPHPPLWHAATQPSSFERAGKLGVGLLSFGFLAPGMLEAQLKIYRDAAETCTNPAGAFVNNQVASSAMACCAETRAKAYEVAEPNMRFFWELGQQLYIPKSAKTYQYYANISDALISSRGQKKDDSKPLTVAPIAPSAFNIDAAAQSGAVICGNPDDCIKAVQKYPEAGIDELMLLVQVGRMPHAAIMDTIKLIGRHVIPYFKNVEPEGAARPPVSAAAG from the coding sequence GTGCGTCGAGCATCATTTCCTGACGGAGTATTCGCACAGCTCAGCGCCGGAGGTGTTCTTCGGCGCGATCAGCCCCAGCGAACCAGCCGAATCCGGCTGGGGCACGGAGTCGTCCTGCTGCCGCATCGCTACAACCATCCGGCGCGGGTCGCCGAACGCGCCGCGGTGCTCGATATTCTCTCCAACGGCCGAGTTGAACTCGGCACGGGCCGTTCTATCACCGAGCAGGAACTCGGCGGCTTCATGATCGACCCCGACGAAACGATCGAACAATGGGAGGAAGCGGTCCGCGCCATCCCGCAGATGTGGATGAAGGACAAGGTCAGCTTCGATGGCAAGCATCTGAAAATGCCAGAGCGCTCGGTGCTGCCAAAGCCGATCCAGAAACCGCATCCGCCGCTGTGGCACGCCGCGACGCAGCCCAGCAGTTTCGAGCGCGCGGGCAAGCTGGGCGTCGGGCTATTGTCGTTCGGATTCCTGGCGCCGGGGATGCTCGAGGCGCAATTGAAGATCTATCGTGACGCGGCTGAAACGTGCACCAATCCCGCAGGCGCATTCGTGAACAACCAGGTCGCCTCTTCGGCGATGGCGTGCTGCGCGGAAACGAGAGCGAAAGCTTACGAGGTTGCGGAGCCCAACATGAGATTTTTCTGGGAGCTGGGCCAGCAGTTGTATATCCCGAAGAGCGCCAAGACTTACCAGTACTATGCGAACATCTCGGACGCGTTGATCTCGAGCCGCGGTCAAAAGAAGGACGATTCGAAGCCGCTGACAGTTGCACCGATCGCGCCGTCGGCGTTCAACATCGACGCCGCGGCCCAGAGCGGAGCGGTCATTTGCGGCAATCCCGACGATTGCATCAAGGCCGTGCAGAAGTACCCAGAGGCCGGCATCGACGAACTCATGCTGCTGGTGCAAGTGGGCAGGATGCCGCATGCGGCGATCATGGACACGATCAAGCTGATTGGCCGCCACGTTATCCCATACTTCAAGAACGTCGAGCCGGAGGGCGCGGCCCGCCCTCCTGTATCGGCAGCCGCAGGCTGA